In a single window of the Aridibaculum aurantiacum genome:
- a CDS encoding ATP-binding cassette domain-containing protein — protein MQIQLQQVVPIPLREKILARQSGIWNTQVVFAPGEWIKIKAPSGTGKTTLMNMLYKVRHDYEGNILWGIKDIRNINGVELAEKRQQQMSVIFQDLRLFPNLTARENIELKRVMGKPLYEAGVINEMAERLGVAGILHQKAGICSYGEQQRLAIIRSLMQPFKWLIMDEPFSHLDSENTKKAAALIAEECAKRNAGFILTDLDDDTNFNYTQYYTL, from the coding sequence ATGCAGATACAATTACAGCAGGTAGTGCCAATACCGCTTCGCGAAAAGATATTGGCGAGGCAATCAGGTATATGGAATACGCAGGTGGTTTTTGCCCCTGGCGAATGGATAAAAATAAAAGCACCCAGTGGTACCGGTAAAACAACCTTGATGAATATGCTGTACAAGGTGCGCCACGATTACGAAGGCAATATCCTGTGGGGCATCAAAGATATCAGGAACATAAACGGCGTTGAGCTTGCTGAAAAAAGACAGCAACAGATGAGTGTCATCTTCCAGGACCTGCGGCTGTTTCCTAACCTTACTGCACGTGAAAACATAGAACTGAAGCGGGTAATGGGCAAACCGCTATATGAGGCAGGGGTGATAAATGAAATGGCAGAGCGATTAGGTGTAGCCGGTATACTTCATCAAAAAGCAGGCATTTGCAGCTATGGCGAACAGCAGCGGCTGGCCATCATCCGCTCGTTGATGCAGCCTTTCAAGTGGCTGATCATGGATGAGCCATTTAGCCATCTTGATAGTGAGAATACAAAAAAAGCTGCCGCCTTGATAGCTGAGGAATGTGCCAAGAGAAACGCAGGCTTTATTCTCACTGACCTGGATGATGATACCAACTTTAACTACACCCAATACTATACTTTATAA
- a CDS encoding FtsX-like permease family protein translates to MFHQLLKKIIRSGIGKSRRLMAATGLSIAMLLIFSAVQVQVNYNELLHGESNQDSIANFLVINKKIDGNSSDNTLSAQQVAELQQQPFIEEVGQLTASRFKVTAQSPSDNFPFYTDLFFESVPNKFIDVQSTDWKWEEGSQVIPMIIPNQFLDLYNFGFAPSQNLIQLTQGMVMSIPIIINIHGSGQVVQFTGRVVGFSDRISSVLVPDNFLKWANQRFSVGAESRPSRVVIKTNDPGDPQLVEYLQEKGLVTDADKTRFSKYRQVVNTVVNASWVTGATMLLFALLVFSLFIQLTIASTKTEINLLITLGTSPKQLQRFLLRQFMPFNIIITLICLLVVAVLQWWLQRFLQQQNMNISPWISYYTVLTAALILLVLWLVNTRTIYKYIKQAEE, encoded by the coding sequence ATGTTTCACCAATTACTAAAAAAGATCATCAGGAGCGGGATAGGGAAAAGCAGGAGATTGATGGCAGCAACCGGTTTGTCTATAGCCATGCTGCTCATTTTTTCGGCGGTGCAGGTGCAGGTAAATTACAACGAGCTGCTGCACGGCGAAAGCAACCAGGACAGTATTGCCAACTTTTTGGTCATCAACAAGAAGATAGATGGCAACAGCAGCGATAATACATTAAGTGCTCAGCAGGTTGCTGAACTGCAGCAACAGCCTTTTATTGAAGAAGTAGGTCAACTTACAGCAAGTCGTTTCAAAGTGACGGCACAAAGCCCCAGCGACAACTTCCCTTTTTATACCGACCTGTTTTTTGAGAGCGTACCAAACAAGTTCATTGATGTTCAGTCAACAGATTGGAAGTGGGAGGAAGGTTCGCAAGTCATCCCGATGATCATTCCTAACCAGTTTTTAGACCTGTACAATTTTGGGTTCGCACCATCGCAAAACCTCATTCAGCTAACGCAGGGCATGGTCATGTCCATACCTATCATCATCAACATACATGGCAGCGGCCAGGTGGTGCAGTTTACCGGGAGGGTAGTGGGTTTCAGCGACCGTATATCTTCTGTGCTGGTGCCGGATAATTTTTTAAAATGGGCAAACCAGCGGTTTAGTGTAGGTGCAGAGTCAAGACCATCACGTGTGGTCATAAAAACAAATGATCCCGGCGATCCGCAGCTGGTGGAATATTTACAGGAAAAGGGGCTGGTAACGGATGCGGACAAAACCCGTTTTAGCAAGTACCGCCAGGTGGTAAATACGGTGGTCAATGCTTCATGGGTCACAGGTGCAACCATGCTATTGTTTGCGCTGCTGGTGTTCTCGCTGTTCATCCAGCTGACGATCGCTTCTACAAAAACAGAGATCAACCTGCTGATTACGCTTGGCACCTCGCCCAAGCAGCTGCAGCGTTTCCTGCTACGGCAGTTTATGCCGTTCAATATTATTATTACGCTTATTTGCCTGCTGGTGGTGGCGGTACTGCAGTGGTGGTTACAACGTTTCCTGCAGCAGCAGAACATGAACATCAGCCCGTGGATATCATATTATACTGTACTCACCGCTGCTCTTATTCTGCTGGTGCTTTGGCTGGTGAATACAAGAACCATCTATAAATACATAAAACAGGCAGAGGAATAA
- a CDS encoding PSP1 domain-containing protein has protein sequence MNVHDWLMNLPFSDPESTCRIVELSFNNGSRKDFYRNATLQHFEKGEYVTVEGVSGIDVGEVSLSGELVRIQLKKKGVDENSAQLKKIIRRSTEADINKFVENKAREKEALVRSRAIARTLNLDMKLAEVEIQADGKKATFFYTADDRVDFRELIRLFAGEFKVKVEMRQIGARQEAGKVGGIGSCGRELCCATWLTDFKSVNTTAARYQNLSINQTKLSGQCGRLKCCLNYELDTYLDALQHFPDNADVIHITRSPAYLVKKDIFKNLMWYTTPDSSKHYPLTIARVKEILRMNAAGEKPDELEPVEVISNKIKEVEPEFVDVVGQISLRSLERNSRKRKDKDSRDQRDQRGGDRRDSGPRGNAPAGNRPQQQAREGRPAVKGQPRQQGQGPQPPQDRAAQPQRPQQRERGPRERPATNPNAAPGPQKAPQQQQQRPNQNPRGPQQPRGPQQPRPQQQQQRPPQQRPPQQQRPNQKPPEGDKPSDK, from the coding sequence ATGAATGTTCACGATTGGCTAATGAACCTGCCTTTCAGTGACCCCGAAAGCACTTGCCGGATTGTAGAATTGAGCTTCAATAACGGTAGCCGCAAAGATTTTTACCGAAACGCTACCCTCCAGCACTTTGAGAAAGGTGAATATGTAACAGTGGAAGGTGTAAGTGGAATAGACGTGGGTGAAGTTTCCTTAAGCGGAGAATTGGTAAGGATACAGCTCAAAAAGAAGGGTGTGGATGAGAACAGCGCGCAGCTAAAAAAGATCATCCGCCGGAGCACTGAAGCTGACATCAATAAGTTCGTGGAGAATAAGGCAAGGGAGAAAGAGGCACTGGTAAGAAGCCGTGCTATTGCCCGCACCTTGAACCTGGACATGAAACTGGCGGAAGTAGAAATACAGGCAGACGGTAAAAAAGCTACCTTTTTCTACACAGCAGATGACCGTGTAGACTTTCGCGAACTGATAAGATTATTTGCTGGCGAATTTAAAGTGAAGGTGGAAATGCGCCAGATTGGTGCACGCCAGGAAGCTGGCAAAGTGGGAGGAATAGGAAGCTGTGGTCGCGAACTTTGCTGCGCCACATGGCTTACTGACTTTAAAAGCGTGAATACCACTGCAGCGCGTTACCAGAACTTATCGATCAATCAAACCAAGTTGAGCGGCCAGTGTGGTCGCTTGAAATGCTGTTTGAATTACGAGCTGGATACTTACCTGGATGCGCTTCAGCATTTCCCGGACAATGCGGATGTGATACACATTACCCGCAGCCCTGCCTACCTGGTGAAGAAGGACATCTTCAAAAACCTGATGTGGTATACCACGCCAGACAGCAGTAAGCACTACCCGCTTACCATTGCCAGGGTAAAAGAAATTTTACGCATGAACGCTGCCGGCGAAAAACCTGATGAACTGGAGCCGGTAGAAGTGATCTCGAACAAGATAAAAGAAGTAGAACCTGAATTTGTAGATGTGGTTGGGCAGATAAGCCTCCGCAGCCTGGAGCGCAACAGCCGCAAAAGGAAAGACAAAGACAGCAGGGACCAGCGCGACCAGCGTGGTGGCGACAGGAGGGACAGCGGCCCACGTGGCAATGCACCTGCTGGAAATCGTCCGCAGCAGCAGGCAAGAGAAGGAAGACCTGCAGTCAAAGGGCAACCAAGGCAGCAAGGACAAGGACCACAGCCACCGCAAGACAGGGCTGCACAGCCTCAGAGGCCACAGCAGCGTGAACGTGGACCAAGAGAAAGGCCAGCCACTAATCCAAATGCTGCACCAGGACCTCAAAAAGCGCCTCAGCAACAGCAGCAACGCCCAAATCAAAATCCGCGTGGACCACAACAGCCTCGTGGACCACAGCAGCCAAGGCCACAACAGCAACAACAAAGGCCGCCGCAACAACGACCACCGCAGCAGCAGCGCCCAAATCAAAAACCACCGGAAGGCGATAAGCCATCTGATAAATAA
- a CDS encoding ATP-binding protein: protein MLFKDVIGQEEVKQHLAEMINHNRLSHALLFLGKEGSGGLPLALAFAQYIVCEKVNRSNNPEPAGPSLFGFDEPAETVAPAMLTDACGVCPACTKAQQLVHPDIHYSFPVVSKKSGDKPKSSDFITEWREFVKQQPYGNAYDWLQFIGADNKQGNITAEECNDIIRQLSLKSFESEYKILVMWMPEYLGNQGNKLLKLIEEPPANTLFLLVAEKEEQILQTILSRTQLVKIPLLDAPQVEQALIDRHQVSAAQAQMIARLSEGNYHEALQLMQHAEDDWLVQLREWLNATVKGGPAAQVKWVDEVAKMGREKQKQFLQYFNHVLEQCIRLRIMGQEHVTLAETEIDFAQRVNKISGVTQQQAIIHELDSATYYIERNANAKMLFLALTIKISHIIKNRVLVKAV from the coding sequence ATGCTTTTTAAGGATGTTATAGGACAGGAAGAGGTGAAGCAGCACCTGGCGGAAATGATAAACCATAACCGTCTGAGTCATGCTTTACTATTTTTAGGAAAAGAAGGTAGTGGCGGTTTGCCGCTTGCACTGGCATTTGCCCAATATATTGTTTGCGAAAAAGTAAATCGTTCTAATAATCCTGAGCCTGCCGGTCCTTCTCTTTTTGGTTTTGATGAACCTGCAGAGACCGTTGCCCCCGCTATGCTTACGGATGCCTGTGGTGTATGCCCTGCCTGTACAAAAGCGCAGCAACTGGTGCATCCTGATATCCACTACTCTTTCCCGGTAGTGTCGAAGAAAAGTGGCGACAAACCAAAATCCTCTGATTTTATTACTGAATGGCGCGAATTTGTAAAGCAACAGCCTTACGGAAATGCTTACGATTGGCTTCAGTTCATTGGTGCCGATAACAAACAGGGAAATATTACAGCAGAGGAATGTAACGACATTATCCGCCAGCTGAGCCTGAAGAGCTTTGAAAGCGAATACAAAATATTAGTGATGTGGATGCCTGAGTACCTGGGCAACCAGGGAAATAAGCTGCTGAAGCTGATCGAGGAGCCACCTGCCAATACGCTCTTTCTCCTGGTGGCAGAAAAAGAAGAGCAGATACTGCAAACCATCTTGTCGCGTACGCAGCTGGTAAAGATCCCGCTGCTGGATGCGCCACAGGTAGAACAAGCCTTGATTGATCGCCACCAGGTGTCGGCGGCGCAGGCACAAATGATTGCCCGTCTTTCTGAAGGAAATTACCACGAGGCCTTGCAACTGATGCAGCATGCCGAAGACGACTGGCTGGTACAACTACGGGAGTGGTTGAATGCTACGGTAAAAGGCGGTCCCGCAGCCCAGGTGAAGTGGGTGGACGAAGTGGCGAAAATGGGTCGGGAAAAACAAAAGCAATTTTTACAATACTTCAACCACGTACTGGAGCAATGCATCCGGCTGCGGATAATGGGGCAGGAGCACGTAACGCTGGCAGAAACCGAAATTGATTTTGCGCAGCGGGTAAATAAGATCAGCGGTGTAACGCAGCAGCAGGCGATCATCCACGAGCTGGACAGTGCCACCTACTACATAGAAAGAAACGCGAACGCAAAAATGTTGTTCCTGGCGCTCACTATCAAAATTAGTCATATCATTAAAAATAGGGTACTGGTGAAGGCGGTTTAG
- a CDS encoding glutathione peroxidase, with protein MRLLPIVITALAFAACNSAQRTNSNTTTSNTMETTTSTETGGSRAPNNIHRFQLASIDGSTINFGDYRGKKILVVNTASECGYTRQYEGLEKLYQAHKDKLVVVGVPANNFGGQEPGTNEEIASFCKKNYGVTFPLTAKVDVVGENRHELFTWLTEKRHNEVLDATIKWNFNKFLLDEKGNLLAYFPSKTEPQSEEILAYLK; from the coding sequence ATGAGACTTCTTCCTATTGTTATAACCGCACTTGCTTTTGCAGCATGCAATTCTGCCCAAAGAACAAATAGCAATACAACTACTTCAAATACTATGGAGACAACTACAAGTACAGAAACAGGAGGCAGCAGGGCTCCCAACAATATCCACCGCTTCCAGCTAGCTTCCATAGATGGCAGCACCATCAACTTTGGCGACTACAGGGGAAAGAAAATTCTTGTAGTAAATACTGCCAGCGAATGTGGCTATACCCGCCAATACGAAGGTTTGGAAAAACTTTACCAGGCTCACAAAGACAAACTGGTAGTAGTAGGCGTTCCGGCCAACAACTTTGGTGGACAGGAACCAGGAACCAATGAAGAGATCGCTTCTTTCTGCAAAAAGAACTACGGAGTTACTTTTCCTTTAACAGCCAAGGTGGATGTAGTAGGAGAAAATCGACATGAACTTTTTACATGGCTTACTGAAAAACGCCATAACGAAGTTTTGGATGCTACCATCAAATGGAATTTCAACAAGTTTCTGCTGGATGAAAAAGGAAACCTGCTGGCATATTTCCCAAGCAAGACAGAGCCGCAAAGCGAAGAGATACTGGCATACCTGAAATAG
- a CDS encoding choice-of-anchor Q domain-containing protein, which produces MKNLWNIVAAVLLIFIVNACRKTGFIESPDAFLTTSQDTLHFDTVFTSTGSITQSFKIFNHNDQKLRLSSVQLMGGSNSPFRMNVDGTASTSVRNIEVAPNDSIYVFVTVTINPNAADLPFIVQDSIQIIFNGNTRFVQLDAFGQNANFYRNRRITRDSTWNNDLPFVILGGVTVDSSVTLTINKGCRIYHHADAPFIVRGSLKVMGEKEDSLRVRFQGDRLDQYYRDFPGSWPGIYFLSSSQDNVLNYAIIKNAYQGIISELPARNNQPKVRLNQTIIDNIYDVGILGIATTIDATNCLISNCGNNIGITAGGSYNFTHCTVASIGNSYIQHRNPVLFISNAVSQTLTNPVAANFTNCIIYGEGGIVENEIVLDSKGTTAPFNVTFTNVLYKQKEDPAIPGVIFSNSLRNESPRFDSINVGNRIFNFRLAAQSPAINIGVNTSTLIDLDGKTRTGIPDIGCYEH; this is translated from the coding sequence ATGAAAAATTTGTGGAATATAGTGGCGGCGGTTCTATTAATCTTTATAGTCAATGCATGCCGCAAAACAGGCTTTATTGAATCTCCTGATGCCTTTCTGACTACATCGCAGGATACACTTCATTTCGATACTGTTTTTACCAGCACTGGTTCCATCACGCAATCTTTCAAAATCTTCAATCACAACGACCAGAAGCTGCGGTTGTCATCTGTGCAACTGATGGGTGGATCAAATTCGCCGTTCAGGATGAATGTAGACGGAACAGCAAGTACATCCGTAAGAAACATAGAGGTAGCTCCTAATGACAGTATTTATGTATTTGTAACTGTTACCATCAATCCTAATGCAGCAGACCTTCCTTTCATAGTGCAGGACAGCATACAGATCATATTTAATGGCAACACCCGTTTCGTACAGCTTGATGCCTTTGGGCAGAACGCCAACTTTTACCGCAACCGCCGCATTACCCGCGACTCCACCTGGAACAACGATCTGCCGTTTGTGATCCTTGGCGGTGTTACGGTCGATAGCAGTGTAACGCTCACCATCAATAAAGGCTGCAGGATCTATCATCATGCTGATGCGCCTTTCATAGTACGAGGCAGCCTGAAGGTTATGGGTGAAAAAGAAGACAGCCTTCGTGTTCGTTTCCAGGGCGACCGGTTAGATCAATATTACCGCGACTTCCCCGGAAGCTGGCCAGGCATCTATTTCCTTTCTTCCAGCCAAGATAATGTGCTGAATTACGCGATTATAAAAAACGCTTACCAAGGCATCATTTCAGAGCTTCCTGCACGCAACAACCAGCCGAAGGTCAGGCTCAACCAAACCATCATTGACAATATTTACGATGTAGGTATACTTGGCATTGCTACCACCATCGATGCTACCAATTGCCTGATAAGCAATTGCGGAAACAACATAGGGATTACTGCAGGCGGTAGCTACAATTTTACCCACTGCACGGTAGCCAGTATTGGCAACAGCTACATCCAGCACAGGAACCCGGTGCTCTTCATCTCCAATGCGGTTTCGCAAACACTCACCAATCCAGTTGCAGCTAATTTTACTAATTGCATTATATACGGTGAAGGAGGAATAGTAGAGAACGAGATCGTACTCGACAGCAAAGGAACAACAGCACCTTTTAATGTTACTTTTACCAATGTTCTATATAAGCAAAAGGAAGATCCAGCAATACCCGGGGTGATTTTCAGTAACAGTCTTAGAAACGAATCTCCTCGTTTTGATAGTATCAATGTTGGAAACAGGATCTTTAATTTCCGTTTAGCGGCTCAATCGCCTGCAATAAATATAGGTGTAAATACAAGTACGCTGATAGATCTTGATGGCAAAACGCGTACGGGCATCCCTGATATTGGGTGTTATGAACACTAA
- a CDS encoding ComF family protein, with translation MFYPHICTGCGTDILAPDQQLCLHCLNDLPVTNFFGHPGNPVEQIFYGRLNVYQAAAGYFFTKQSLLQHLLIQLKYRGNQEIGYYLGQQLGYLIKAHNAFATVDAMIPLPLNPRKEKKRGYNQATALCNGIAAVTNIPVIDKVVIRKVYTETQTQMGRINRWENMDGVFAVLDEPALQGKHLLLVDDVVTTGATLEACGSEILKVAGTNLSIATLAYTI, from the coding sequence ATGTTCTACCCGCACATTTGCACTGGCTGCGGTACAGATATATTAGCTCCTGATCAGCAACTGTGCCTGCACTGTCTTAATGATCTTCCTGTTACAAACTTCTTTGGACATCCCGGCAATCCTGTAGAACAAATCTTTTACGGCAGGCTGAACGTTTACCAGGCGGCGGCAGGTTACTTTTTCACCAAGCAATCACTGCTGCAACACTTACTCATTCAGCTGAAGTATAGAGGCAACCAGGAAATTGGCTATTACCTTGGTCAACAGCTGGGTTATCTAATAAAAGCACACAATGCATTTGCTACAGTAGATGCCATGATCCCGCTGCCACTAAACCCAAGGAAGGAAAAGAAAAGAGGCTACAACCAGGCTACCGCTCTTTGCAATGGAATAGCGGCTGTCACCAATATACCTGTTATTGACAAGGTGGTGATACGAAAAGTATATACGGAAACGCAGACGCAGATGGGCAGGATAAACAGGTGGGAGAACATGGATGGTGTATTTGCTGTTTTAGACGAACCGGCGCTGCAGGGCAAACACCTGCTGCTGGTAGATGATGTGGTAACCACCGGCGCTACATTGGAAGCTTGTGGCAGCGAAATATTGAAAGTTGCCGGCACCAATCTCAGCATAGCCACACTCGCTTACACTATATAA
- the radA gene encoding DNA repair protein RadA → MSKSKTAFFCSNCGHESAKWLGKCPSCNTWNSFVEEVLQKGNDKNDKGWNDYNNSPRLTKTVLLNDVTSTKEERITTTDPELNRVLGGGIVAGSIILVAGEPGIGKSTLLLQAGLLLKGITTLYISGEESEQQIKMRANRLNHDNENFYLLTETTTNTIFQEIKKVRPHLVIVDSIQTLQSNFVESSAGSVSQIRICAAEFQRFAKETNTPVILIGHITKDGAIAGPKILEHMVDTVLQFEGDRHYAYRILRTLKNRFGSTAELGIYEMSGDGMRSVSNPSEILITQKEEQLSGSAIAATLEGLRPLLIEVQALVTQSVYGTPQRTVSGFDLRRLQLLLAVLEKRGGFHFGVKDVFVNIAGGLKIEDPSTDLAVICALLSSYEDVPLPQNICFAGEVGLNGEIRAVNRIEQRIAEAEKLGFEKIIVSRYNKKGFAKGSGIQVVAVAQVSEVYQLLF, encoded by the coding sequence ATGAGCAAATCAAAAACTGCTTTTTTCTGTAGCAACTGTGGTCATGAAAGTGCCAAGTGGCTTGGCAAATGTCCATCGTGCAACACGTGGAATTCCTTTGTAGAAGAGGTGCTTCAAAAAGGGAATGACAAGAATGACAAAGGATGGAATGATTACAACAACAGTCCTCGTTTAACCAAGACAGTTTTACTAAATGATGTAACCAGTACAAAAGAAGAAAGGATAACAACAACTGACCCCGAACTAAATCGCGTATTAGGTGGAGGCATAGTTGCCGGAAGTATAATATTGGTTGCAGGTGAGCCAGGCATTGGTAAGAGTACCTTGTTACTGCAAGCAGGTTTACTGCTAAAAGGAATTACAACCTTATACATAAGTGGTGAAGAAAGCGAGCAGCAAATAAAGATGCGGGCCAACCGTTTGAACCACGATAACGAAAACTTTTACCTTCTTACTGAAACTACCACCAATACTATTTTCCAGGAGATAAAGAAGGTGCGTCCTCATTTAGTGATCGTTGATTCCATCCAAACCCTTCAATCAAATTTTGTAGAGTCTTCTGCAGGTAGTGTTTCACAAATAAGAATATGTGCTGCTGAGTTTCAACGTTTCGCTAAAGAGACCAATACGCCTGTCATTCTTATTGGTCACATTACAAAAGATGGCGCTATAGCAGGCCCTAAAATATTAGAGCACATGGTGGATACTGTTCTGCAGTTTGAAGGGGACCGTCATTATGCATACCGAATACTACGTACCCTAAAAAACAGGTTTGGAAGTACCGCAGAACTCGGCATTTATGAAATGAGTGGCGATGGTATGCGCAGCGTGTCCAATCCTTCAGAAATTCTCATCACACAAAAAGAAGAACAACTAAGCGGTAGTGCCATAGCTGCTACTTTAGAAGGCTTGAGACCACTGCTGATAGAGGTACAGGCGTTGGTGACGCAGAGTGTTTATGGTACTCCTCAAAGAACCGTAAGTGGTTTTGACTTGAGAAGGCTGCAACTATTGCTTGCTGTTCTAGAAAAACGCGGTGGTTTTCATTTTGGCGTAAAAGATGTTTTTGTAAACATAGCGGGAGGACTGAAAATAGAAGATCCGTCTACTGACCTTGCTGTTATCTGTGCTCTCTTGAGCAGCTACGAAGATGTACCACTACCGCAAAATATTTGCTTTGCCGGTGAAGTAGGTTTGAATGGTGAGATACGCGCAGTGAACCGCATTGAACAACGTATAGCCGAAGCAGAAAAGCTAGGTTTTGAAAAGATCATCGTTTCTCGGTACAACAAAAAAGGCTTTGCCAAAGGATCAGGTATACAGGTAGTAGCTGTAGCCCAGGTAAGCGAGGTTTACCAGTTGTTGTTTTAG
- a CDS encoding zinc metallopeptidase — protein MQSIMIISLIFVGISFLVSSTLKGKFAKYSQLPLRNGMTGKEIAEKMLHENGIYNVQVVSVQGYLTDHYDPAKRTVNLSPEVYAGNSIAAAAVAAHECGHAIQHATAYQWLQMRSKLVPVVQFSSGIVQWVLLAGILMINVFPMLLLGGIILFALTTIFAFVTLPVEFDASRRALAWLNNTNVTSGQQHEQAKDALKWAAMTYVVAAIASLVILIQYVLIFLGGRNRE, from the coding sequence ATGCAATCAATAATGATCATATCCCTGATTTTCGTAGGCATCAGTTTCCTGGTGTCTTCTACGTTAAAGGGAAAGTTTGCGAAATATAGCCAGCTGCCATTGCGCAACGGAATGACAGGCAAGGAGATAGCTGAAAAAATGCTTCACGAAAACGGTATTTATAATGTGCAGGTGGTATCGGTGCAAGGTTATTTAACCGATCATTACGATCCTGCAAAGAGAACAGTAAACCTTAGCCCTGAAGTGTATGCGGGGAATAGTATAGCTGCGGCTGCGGTGGCGGCACACGAATGTGGACATGCTATACAACACGCTACAGCTTACCAATGGTTACAAATGCGGAGCAAGTTGGTGCCTGTGGTGCAGTTTAGCAGCGGCATTGTTCAATGGGTATTGCTTGCAGGTATACTTATGATCAATGTATTCCCGATGCTCCTGTTGGGTGGTATTATACTTTTTGCGCTGACGACCATATTTGCTTTTGTTACGCTGCCGGTAGAATTTGATGCCAGCCGTCGTGCCCTTGCCTGGTTGAATAACACCAATGTAACATCTGGCCAGCAGCATGAGCAAGCAAAAGATGCTTTAAAATGGGCTGCAATGACATATGTTGTTGCTGCTATCGCTTCGCTTGTTATCCTAATTCAGTATGTGCTGATCTTCCTTGGTGGAAGAAACAGGGAGTAA
- a CDS encoding sterol desaturase family protein yields the protein MAELPDLSDPLIFGFVTLLFMLVVIGRYFLIAGLFHLWFYVWNKEKWHSRNLGKKAVNRKQFLAEIRWSMITSFIFAIAGAFTALLWQNGHTKIYTDVAAFGWWYLPVSLLASMIIHETYYYWLHRWMHRPKVFKLLHKVHHDSNTTSAWTAFSFHPLEGLLQSLILPLIILVLPMHVYVLLLQLTIMTFSSVINHLEIEVYPQGFSRHWLGRWLIGATHHSLHHKQFRYNYGLYFTFWDKLKDTESPNYLPLFEEKTTGVK from the coding sequence ATGGCTGAACTACCCGATCTTTCTGATCCATTGATTTTTGGGTTTGTTACCCTCCTCTTTATGCTTGTAGTAATAGGCAGGTACTTTCTCATTGCCGGCCTTTTTCATCTTTGGTTTTATGTGTGGAACAAGGAAAAATGGCATTCAAGAAACCTTGGGAAGAAAGCTGTGAACCGCAAGCAGTTTCTTGCAGAGATACGCTGGTCGATGATCACCTCTTTCATTTTTGCAATAGCAGGCGCCTTTACAGCTTTACTATGGCAAAATGGACACACCAAAATTTATACGGATGTAGCAGCATTTGGATGGTGGTACCTGCCTGTTAGCCTGCTGGCTTCCATGATAATCCACGAGACCTATTACTACTGGCTTCACCGGTGGATGCACCGGCCAAAGGTGTTTAAACTGCTGCACAAGGTGCACCATGACAGCAATACTACCAGTGCCTGGACAGCTTTTTCATTTCACCCATTAGAAGGTCTGCTACAGTCACTGATCCTCCCCCTGATCATTCTCGTATTGCCTATGCACGTGTACGTCCTGCTATTGCAATTGACCATTATGACCTTTAGCAGTGTTATCAATCATCTCGAGATTGAAGTTTACCCGCAAGGGTTCAGCAGGCATTGGTTAGGCAGGTGGCTAATTGGCGCTACGCACCACTCGCTACACCACAAGCAGTTTAGGTATAACTATGGTCTGTATTTTACCTTTTGGGACAAACTTAAGGATACAGAAAGTCCCAACTACTTGCCGCTGTTTGAAGAAAAAACTACAGGGGTAAAATAA